One part of the Candidatus Mancarchaeum acidiphilum genome encodes these proteins:
- a CDS encoding S-layer protein — protein sequence MKHINAKRVAAVAVGTALLGMGLAFAVPVSFQSVPIVSSAGQPVVQIALGYNGTYPASITDGVAAADIAAAIGNLAYTTTPVTVNINASQARSVLKPVVTSSAYKLTDQQVWLNESSSAYVSGSYSFGALIGSVFNRGIKLNTLSATKTVGTVDAYPTTYNLTASPTASPYTATGFVPVSTSVSASTNGGGVSFSSFLNGTDANIMRVTSTNLPSLLSNYGANGENEYLWLTGFPVYDQANSSFALVNAGGAYQINFNKPIPAYTSSNSINHASIMFLGKNWTIANYTLPSGTVSSSTYTTGGKLELASAVSPITTLYLDHFLNSTPFGVELSGFTEPNSSGISQPIYHVFYNGTLVNSTTIKIGTTKLFNVSGHKIYVYVKSAAADVFESASYAKTQLYTNVYNITDGAQLNKTSAPGWYTDILWTNSSTSGTPNELEGIVAYNSTPTTLYPGQSFSFISDPAIWKLDFEGSSLASGDYDHVTSTLTSVSNIKYSNKGAAALETNITEPGQELSVSSSISNAFSFDGQINSTVNYLLTPYELNDTAHTAPANTAAEVSISSPGNYISATNPLSVVLTGYLSSSAVSPTSASVTFNSVSGNVIAPLDFYNLTSIEPQRAIPGMEITAMAGSNTIGVLAPIPTAQILLTPVSGSSVYGLGSAGSVTYSQQNGQPTTTFALSGSQDSNTMHGTQTAYYTYTMNEYDVPSSTNYNDSLSYAILNSSAGADATPLFQLNYSSSATGYSHNNMTYLSSQKNSVKAPAGFVTERGSKVASIAPESAVVDMATSVGELNFYVAPTNVTAVVSHAKTYGPYSIGEATNIPNVTIANVSAKISVSNANYTISGISNLSSAVTTTPSVADVPTNIENMTMPGSPSGLVILDTQAAPTSSLILVGSGYVNTLSAQLQKAYNISVTPTSAPIVKAYPSSATVGGPRILVAGYNASQTMSAAKTFIEDLYANAAKS from the coding sequence ATGAAGCATATAAATGCAAAGAGAGTAGCCGCTGTCGCAGTCGGAACAGCGTTGTTAGGAATGGGATTAGCGTTTGCAGTTCCAGTATCCTTCCAAAGTGTGCCTATAGTGAGTTCAGCAGGGCAGCCAGTTGTGCAGATAGCACTTGGTTACAACGGAACTTACCCAGCAAGCATAACTGATGGAGTAGCAGCAGCAGACATTGCAGCCGCAATAGGAAACCTGGCGTACACAACAACCCCAGTGACAGTAAATATAAATGCCTCACAGGCAAGGAGCGTACTGAAGCCAGTCGTAACATCAAGTGCATACAAGCTTACAGACCAGCAGGTATGGCTTAATGAGTCAAGCTCTGCATACGTAAGCGGAAGTTATTCATTTGGTGCATTGATAGGATCAGTATTCAACAGAGGAATAAAGCTTAACACACTTTCAGCAACAAAGACAGTAGGAACAGTCGATGCATATCCAACTACATACAACCTTACAGCATCACCTACAGCAAGCCCTTACACAGCAACAGGATTCGTACCTGTATCAACTTCTGTATCAGCATCAACAAATGGAGGTGGAGTGTCATTCTCATCATTCCTTAATGGAACAGATGCGAACATAATGAGAGTTACAAGCACAAACCTTCCTTCACTTTTGAGCAATTATGGAGCAAATGGAGAGAACGAGTACCTATGGCTTACAGGATTCCCTGTATATGACCAGGCAAACAGCAGCTTTGCACTTGTAAATGCAGGAGGTGCATACCAGATAAACTTCAACAAGCCTATACCTGCGTACACATCAAGCAATTCAATAAACCATGCATCAATTATGTTCTTGGGAAAGAACTGGACAATAGCAAACTACACACTCCCTTCAGGAACTGTATCCTCAAGCACATACACAACAGGAGGAAAGCTTGAACTGGCATCTGCAGTATCACCTATAACGACACTGTACCTTGACCACTTCTTGAATTCAACACCTTTTGGAGTAGAACTATCAGGATTTACAGAACCTAACAGCTCAGGAATATCACAGCCTATTTACCATGTATTCTACAATGGAACACTGGTAAACTCAACAACAATAAAGATAGGAACAACAAAGCTGTTCAACGTAAGCGGCCACAAGATATATGTGTATGTAAAGAGTGCAGCAGCTGACGTTTTCGAAAGCGCAAGCTATGCAAAGACACAGCTTTACACAAACGTATACAACATAACTGATGGTGCACAATTGAACAAGACAAGCGCTCCTGGATGGTACACAGACATATTGTGGACAAATTCATCAACTAGCGGAACTCCTAATGAGCTTGAAGGAATAGTTGCATACAATTCAACACCTACAACATTGTACCCAGGCCAGTCATTCTCATTCATATCCGACCCTGCAATATGGAAGCTGGATTTTGAAGGGTCCTCATTGGCATCTGGAGACTATGACCATGTAACATCAACATTGACATCTGTGTCAAACATAAAGTACAGCAACAAGGGGGCTGCTGCTCTGGAAACAAACATAACAGAGCCTGGACAGGAATTGTCAGTATCGAGCTCAATATCAAACGCATTCAGCTTTGATGGCCAGATCAACAGCACAGTAAACTACCTGTTGACACCATATGAGTTGAACGACACGGCCCACACAGCACCTGCAAACACAGCAGCAGAGGTTTCAATTTCAAGCCCTGGAAACTACATCTCAGCAACAAATCCATTGAGCGTAGTGCTTACAGGATACCTTAGCTCAAGTGCAGTATCTCCAACATCCGCTTCAGTAACTTTCAATTCAGTTAGCGGAAATGTGATAGCGCCATTGGACTTCTATAACCTTACAAGCATAGAGCCACAGAGAGCAATACCTGGAATGGAAATAACTGCGATGGCAGGAAGCAACACAATAGGTGTATTGGCTCCAATCCCAACAGCACAAATATTGCTGACACCAGTTTCCGGAAGCTCAGTATATGGACTTGGATCTGCAGGAAGTGTCACATACAGCCAGCAGAACGGCCAGCCAACAACAACCTTTGCATTGAGCGGATCGCAGGACAGCAACACAATGCATGGCACACAGACAGCATACTACACATACACAATGAACGAGTATGATGTCCCAAGCAGCACAAACTACAATGACAGCTTGTCATATGCAATACTGAACTCGTCTGCAGGCGCAGATGCAACACCTCTGTTCCAGCTGAATTATTCATCATCTGCAACAGGGTACTCACACAACAACATGACCTATCTGTCTTCACAGAAAAACAGTGTAAAAGCACCTGCCGGATTTGTGACTGAAAGAGGGTCAAAGGTTGCATCAATCGCTCCAGAGAGTGCAGTGGTAGACATGGCAACATCTGTAGGAGAGCTTAACTTCTATGTAGCACCTACAAACGTAACAGCAGTGGTAAGCCATGCAAAGACCTATGGACCATACTCAATAGGGGAAGCAACAAACATACCTAACGTAACAATAGCAAACGTCAGCGCAAAGATATCCGTGAGCAATGCAAACTACACAATATCAGGAATAAGCAACCTGAGCTCTGCAGTAACAACAACACCATCAGTAGCAGATGTGCCTACAAACATAGAGAACATGACAATGCCTGGAAGCCCATCAGGATTGGTGATATTGGATACACAGGCTGCACCTACAAGCTCCTTGATACTGGTAGGAAGCGGATATGTAAACACATTGAGTGCACAGTTGCAGAAGGCTTACAACATAAGCGTAACTCCAACAAGCGCACCTATAGTGAAGGCATACCCAAGCTCTGCAACAGTGGGAGGACCTAGGATATTGGTAGCTGGATACAATGCAAGCCAGACAATGTCTGCAGCAAAGACCTTCATAGAAGATCTTTACGCAAATGCAGCAAAGTCCTGA
- a CDS encoding CCDC25 family protein, producing MEIKLDFTKSSQENGNHYYEEAKRLEGKIERAEEATSALRAKAEEEKSRESEVKTKIIKVQEKKWYEKFHWFFTTGNLLAIGGRDAQQNELLNSKYFEDHDLFFHANIFGASVVILKDGLNASKDDKEECAQFSASYSSAWNKMQGEVDVYCMRRDQVSKSTNKGSLGTGSFLLKGEREWYRNTNLKLVAIVENEKLEVLPYKRFLHIENTEQIKRVIIEIGRIQKSDAAKKISSILKYDDINTIMQQLPAGTFSLE from the coding sequence ATGGAGATAAAGCTTGATTTTACAAAATCCTCACAGGAAAATGGGAACCACTATTATGAGGAAGCAAAAAGGCTTGAAGGCAAGATCGAAAGGGCCGAGGAGGCGACAAGTGCATTGAGAGCAAAGGCAGAAGAAGAGAAGTCAAGAGAATCAGAAGTCAAAACCAAAATTATAAAAGTGCAAGAGAAGAAATGGTACGAAAAGTTCCACTGGTTTTTTACTACAGGCAACCTGCTTGCCATAGGAGGAAGGGATGCACAGCAGAACGAGCTATTGAATTCAAAGTACTTTGAGGACCACGACCTATTTTTCCACGCAAACATATTCGGCGCATCAGTAGTAATACTAAAGGATGGATTGAATGCATCCAAAGATGACAAGGAAGAATGTGCTCAGTTCTCGGCATCATATTCAAGCGCATGGAATAAGATGCAGGGAGAGGTGGATGTATACTGCATGAGGCGCGACCAAGTAAGCAAATCCACGAACAAAGGTTCATTGGGGACTGGGAGTTTCCTATTAAAAGGAGAGAGGGAATGGTACAGGAATACCAATCTAAAGCTGGTAGCCATTGTAGAAAATGAGAAGCTTGAGGTTCTTCCTTACAAGCGATTCCTGCACATTGAAAACACCGAGCAAATAAAGAGAGTAATAATAGAAATTGGGAGGATACAGAAATCGGATGCTGCAAAGAAGATATCATCAATACTGAAATACGATGATATTAATACTATAATGCAACAGCTTCCAGCAGGAACATTCTCACTGGAGTAA
- a CDS encoding AAA family ATPase — protein MMEAVDVKDIYQKIETEIKKRIAGKLDVVKLMFVAMIANGHIMLEGAPGVAKTTMTKTLAETVQASFGRIQGTPDLSFKDIVGYTYMDDKNNVQLKKGPIFNNILLIDELNRAPPRTTTALLESLEERQVTMGDSTMPLPKPFIAMATQNPLNIEGTTSLPKVLTDRFLMRVAVDYPSMEEEQQMLRIKESEEHTTVNKVISVDDILSMQQLVKSVSMPEKIIKYITEIVDATRTDMHVVMGGSPRAEISFMQCGKALALVEGRNEITIDDIKYLAKPVLSHRIAVRATGAIGVNGIIDGIIANIPTDDL, from the coding sequence ATGATGGAAGCAGTAGATGTAAAGGATATATACCAGAAGATAGAGACTGAGATAAAGAAGCGCATAGCAGGTAAGCTGGACGTCGTAAAGCTGATGTTTGTCGCTATGATAGCCAATGGCCACATAATGCTTGAAGGAGCTCCAGGAGTCGCTAAGACTACGATGACAAAGACTTTGGCCGAAACCGTTCAGGCGAGCTTCGGAAGGATACAGGGTACTCCAGACCTTTCTTTCAAGGACATAGTCGGATACACTTATATGGACGACAAGAACAACGTGCAGCTTAAGAAAGGCCCTATATTCAACAATATACTGCTTATAGATGAGCTTAACAGGGCGCCCCCAAGGACAACTACCGCCCTTTTGGAATCGTTGGAAGAAAGGCAGGTAACTATGGGAGACTCGACAATGCCTTTGCCGAAACCATTCATCGCAATGGCAACGCAGAACCCTTTGAACATAGAAGGAACTACCTCCCTTCCTAAAGTGCTTACGGACAGGTTCCTCATGAGAGTTGCGGTAGACTACCCAAGCATGGAGGAAGAGCAGCAGATGCTGAGGATAAAGGAGAGCGAAGAGCACACGACAGTAAACAAGGTTATATCCGTTGATGATATACTGAGCATGCAGCAGCTTGTCAAATCCGTGTCAATGCCCGAAAAGATAATAAAATACATAACAGAGATAGTCGATGCGACAAGGACCGATATGCATGTAGTTATGGGCGGAAGCCCAAGAGCTGAGATCAGCTTCATGCAGTGCGGCAAAGCGCTGGCATTGGTGGAAGGAAGGAATGAGATAACTATAGATGACATCAAATACTTGGCCAAGCCAGTCCTAAGCCACAGGATTGCAGTAAGGGCGACAGGCGCTATAGGAGTCAACGGAATAATAGACGGTATAATAGCAAATATACCAACCGATGATCTTTGA
- the ychF gene encoding YchF-related putative GTPase: protein MLIGIIGAPNKGKSTLFSALTMHDAQVADYPFTTIDPNKGLTYVAVECPEKRLGTKCNPRNSLCVEGTRYVPVNIVDVAGLVEGASEGKGMGNQFLNDLSIADALMLVVDASGRTDSSGNPCSNCNPVDDVNMVNDELHKWLAGIIKKHIKAISRREDGIDALYEILTGMKITRAEIEDTINELKLSSSRINWDDAQIYKFAEKLIEISKPVLVVANKYDLDTATAKANVESLKENFKDVEWCSAVIEYALRKANEKGVIKYSPGMKSFEILNSEISEDQKKALSFMANFIKGEGTHVQDVINYIVFKLLKEIVVYPVEDENKFADHFGNVLPDAILVPEGSTAYDLAMKIHTDIGNNMLYAVDAVKKVRLAKNYVLKDGDIIKIVSAAKR from the coding sequence ATGTTAATAGGCATAATAGGAGCCCCAAACAAAGGCAAAAGCACATTGTTCTCTGCATTGACAATGCATGATGCACAGGTTGCAGATTATCCGTTTACAACAATAGATCCCAATAAAGGCTTGACTTATGTTGCTGTCGAATGCCCAGAAAAGAGGCTTGGCACAAAGTGCAATCCAAGGAACTCTCTCTGTGTTGAAGGAACAAGGTATGTCCCGGTTAATATAGTTGATGTTGCAGGACTTGTCGAGGGGGCAAGCGAAGGCAAAGGCATGGGAAACCAATTTTTAAACGACCTTTCTATAGCAGATGCTTTGATGCTTGTGGTAGATGCCAGCGGCAGGACGGATTCTTCAGGAAACCCGTGCAGCAACTGCAATCCTGTTGATGATGTGAATATGGTAAATGATGAACTGCACAAGTGGCTTGCAGGGATTATAAAGAAGCATATCAAGGCGATATCCAGAAGGGAGGATGGAATAGATGCCCTTTATGAAATCCTTACAGGGATGAAAATAACCAGAGCAGAGATTGAAGATACGATTAATGAACTAAAGCTTTCTTCGTCAAGGATAAATTGGGATGATGCACAGATCTATAAGTTTGCAGAGAAGCTGATAGAGATTTCAAAGCCCGTTTTGGTCGTGGCAAATAAATATGATTTGGATACGGCTACCGCGAAGGCGAATGTAGAATCATTAAAAGAAAACTTCAAGGATGTTGAATGGTGCTCCGCAGTTATAGAGTATGCGCTTAGGAAGGCGAATGAAAAAGGCGTGATAAAGTATTCACCTGGTATGAAATCATTTGAAATTCTAAATAGCGAAATAAGCGAAGACCAGAAGAAGGCTCTTTCTTTTATGGCAAATTTCATAAAGGGAGAAGGCACACATGTACAGGATGTAATCAATTATATCGTGTTCAAGCTGCTTAAGGAAATCGTAGTATATCCCGTTGAAGACGAGAATAAATTCGCAGACCATTTCGGCAATGTGCTTCCTGATGCAATATTGGTGCCCGAGGGGTCAACGGCTTATGACCTTGCAATGAAGATACACACGGACATAGGAAACAATATGCTTTACGCGGTTGATGCTGTGAAGAAGGTAAGGTTAGCCAAGAACTATGTACTGAAGGACGGAGACATAATAAAAATAGTGAGCGCTGCGAAGCGTTGA
- a CDS encoding tRNA sulfurtransferase: MQEVIVVYFGELWLKGKNRPNFIKMLKDNVLDSISGLKYSRFVPLRDRFLIYIDGSSDTGSILEKLGYVFGISRFIKGVITDNSIDSVLKAALKLCSNEIGPFKISAHRTDKSLEFTSKDIVSAFINQDSIEVSRDSDKILFINPTNIGTFEYLNKEVFKGLGGLPVGMSGKAVILLSGGIDSPVASYYAMKRGLVPIYLHVHAFNDNGKAENSKMGLILETLSKYYSRFRVYYVPAYIFQLSILDVKHSFEIILFKRMLYQMAKKIAKKEGAKVIVTGESLSQVSSQTVSNLISTSHDVNDLLVMRPLIGLDKQDIISKAKEIGTYDQSIIKYKDVCSMHSRDAVTTTRLSYIDELSNSVGMDDISDRSLLKADALDYPIVKLKRSDRLP; the protein is encoded by the coding sequence ATGCAGGAGGTTATAGTAGTTTATTTCGGGGAACTTTGGCTTAAAGGTAAAAATAGGCCAAATTTCATAAAGATGCTTAAGGATAATGTATTGGATTCCATTTCAGGGCTTAAATATAGTAGATTTGTGCCTCTTAGAGATAGGTTCCTTATATACATTGATGGATCGTCTGATACAGGTAGCATACTGGAAAAGCTTGGATATGTGTTCGGGATATCTAGATTTATAAAAGGAGTTATTACCGATAACAGTATTGATTCTGTACTAAAAGCTGCCTTAAAGTTATGCAGCAATGAGATAGGGCCTTTTAAGATATCTGCCCACAGGACAGACAAAAGCTTGGAGTTCACCTCTAAGGATATAGTATCCGCTTTTATAAATCAGGACAGTATAGAAGTTTCTAGGGATTCGGATAAAATTCTTTTCATAAACCCTACGAATATAGGCACTTTTGAATATCTAAATAAAGAAGTTTTCAAAGGCCTTGGTGGGCTTCCGGTTGGCATGTCAGGAAAAGCTGTCATACTGCTTTCAGGGGGGATAGATTCCCCTGTTGCATCCTATTATGCGATGAAGAGAGGGCTTGTCCCAATATACCTTCATGTACACGCATTCAACGACAACGGCAAAGCGGAGAACTCTAAGATGGGATTGATCCTTGAAACTCTTTCTAAGTACTACAGTAGGTTTAGGGTTTATTATGTACCCGCGTACATATTCCAACTTTCCATACTTGATGTGAAGCATTCGTTCGAGATTATATTATTCAAGCGCATGCTTTACCAGATGGCTAAAAAAATAGCTAAAAAGGAGGGGGCCAAAGTTATAGTGACAGGAGAAAGCTTGAGCCAGGTGTCATCCCAGACTGTTTCCAACCTTATATCTACTTCGCATGATGTAAATGACCTGCTGGTAATGAGGCCCCTGATAGGGTTAGACAAGCAGGATATAATATCAAAGGCCAAAGAAATAGGCACATACGATCAATCGATAATAAAGTACAAGGATGTGTGCTCCATGCATTCAAGAGATGCCGTCACTACGACAAGACTAAGTTACATAGATGAACTGTCAAATTCAGTCGGTATGGATGACATATCTGACAGAAGCCTTCTGAAGGCGGATGCCCTGGATTACCCAATCGTCAAGTTGAAGCGTTCGGATAGATTACCTTGA
- a CDS encoding protein translocase SEC61 complex subunit gamma yields the protein MNVYEKFKSFLSNSRHIIDISYKPESREYDRSAKIIILGILLLGVVGFIIAVIISLLVTGTLSMV from the coding sequence ATGAACGTATATGAAAAATTCAAATCATTCTTATCAAATTCAAGGCATATTATAGATATAAGCTACAAGCCAGAGAGCAGGGAATATGACAGAAGCGCAAAGATAATAATACTAGGTATATTGCTATTGGGAGTAGTGGGATTCATAATTGCCGTGATAATATCCCTTCTGGTTACCGGAACATTGTCAATGGTGTGA
- a CDS encoding PD-(D/E)XK nuclease family protein, giving the protein MNALERLHKSSVTATDIASQYWCEKQMELYKLSRAKKATAEIKKGKAIHEMMENEVNVPIELNPKSYGDSLFKTLYTTYKSLESLGKTDRAREIQIYGSLNGFRLVGKIDEIRILKGQAVIIEDKTRSSDRVPGEAELITHKVQVMTYKKMFDDISNGSYTFDDFKNTYGIGRLRLTDDFVKQLSDIGLDDEQKSFDYVSNKVFELYRKVNTGSSLYLRYINQFTKEEIKVLKFQYSSSEISKMLEFSLRYWKGERDALPVPYEEKWKCNHCMFFGNDCKVWWPQRKLGE; this is encoded by the coding sequence TTGAATGCTTTAGAGAGACTGCATAAGAGCAGCGTAACTGCAACGGACATAGCATCCCAATACTGGTGCGAGAAGCAGATGGAACTCTATAAGCTAAGCAGGGCCAAGAAGGCGACAGCAGAGATCAAGAAGGGCAAGGCAATACATGAAATGATGGAAAATGAAGTAAACGTTCCTATAGAATTGAACCCTAAAAGCTATGGAGATTCTCTGTTCAAAACCTTATATACTACTTATAAGTCATTGGAATCTCTTGGTAAAACTGACAGGGCAAGGGAGATACAGATCTATGGATCTTTGAACGGGTTTAGGTTGGTTGGCAAGATAGACGAAATAAGGATTCTCAAAGGGCAAGCGGTAATAATAGAGGACAAGACAAGGTCTTCTGACAGAGTCCCTGGAGAAGCTGAATTGATCACGCATAAGGTCCAGGTTATGACATATAAAAAGATGTTTGATGACATCTCCAATGGATCCTATACTTTTGATGATTTTAAAAATACCTATGGAATAGGCAGGCTTAGGCTTACCGATGATTTCGTCAAGCAGCTTTCCGATATAGGTTTGGATGATGAGCAGAAATCTTTCGATTACGTATCGAATAAGGTATTTGAGCTTTACAGAAAGGTCAATACAGGAAGCAGCCTTTACCTAAGGTACATAAACCAATTTACAAAGGAAGAGATAAAGGTATTGAAGTTCCAGTACAGCAGCAGTGAGATATCGAAGATGCTGGAATTCTCTTTGAGGTATTGGAAGGGAGAGAGAGATGCGCTTCCCGTCCCTTATGAAGAGAAATGGAAGTGCAACCACTGCATGTTTTTCGGAAATGACTGCAAAGTCTGGTGGCCGCAGAGAAAATTGGGTGAATGA